The DNA sequence TGGTTCTAGGAGCAGGTTACACGGAGGCCGGCCGCAAGGTGGCCAGATCTCACACAGGGAGCATGGCCGGGGCTGAAAGAATCTATGAGGCCGCATTCCGTCAGGCAGGCCTTATTCGGGTGCACTCCATCGAAGAACTGGTGGACGCGGCCAAGATTCTTTCACTAAACCCCTTGCCTCAAGGAAACCGCGTGGGCATTATCACTCACACGGCCGGGCCGGCCGTGCTGGCATCCGACATCCTAGCCCGGCATGGCCTTGTTCTGGCGGATATCAGCGGAGCTACCGAAGAGGCACTGGTTTCCAGAGGGGTCCTGGCACCTTTCATGCCACCGGACAATCCGGTAGATCTCACCACCTTCGGCTACCTCGACCGCAGCCTTTACGTGAAGGTGCTGGAAATCCTAGCGAGAGACGCCGGCGTGGATGCAGCTCTAGCCGTCTGCATGTCGGGCCTGGGTGATCCCAATGTGGAGACCTTTCCTGCGCGGCAGTTCGGTGAAGTAGCAGCGAGGTCAGGGAAACCCGTCGTGGTGGCATGGGGTGCACCCGGTTATGCCCGTGAGGAATTCGATGCCTGGATGGAAGCTGGTGTGGCGGCCTATCCCACGCCGGAAAGAGCTGCTACCGCCCTTGCAAACCTTTATAGATCGTCACGTTTAAGGGGTCGCCGGAGAAGTTTTGCGTCTCCCCTGGAATTTCCTGAGGAGCTCTCGGATTTTGTAGAGGATCTCCGTAGCTCGGGCAATAAGATCCTGCTGGAGCACCAGGCAAAGCGGATGCTGGAACTGGCCGGCATTAGGACTGCACATGCTGTTCTGGTTTCGGGCGAGGACGAAGCGGCTTCGGCTGCCCGGGAGATCGGCTATCCGGTCGTTCTTAAGATCGCTTCCCCTGATATTGTTCACAAAAGCGACGTAGGCGGGGTGGTGCTCAACATTACGGACGAGGAGGCACTTCGCCGCGCCTATCGGTACATGATGGAAACCGTAGCCCGCAAGGCACCAGATGCCCGGCTGGAAGGGGTGTGCGTGCAACCCATGGTTCCGACGGGTACGGACCTTATTGTGGGCGGGATCCGGGATGTACAGGCCGGTCCTGTGGTCATGTTCGGCCTGGGTGGCATCTGGGTGGAAGCCATTGGGGACGTGGCATTTCGGCTGGCTCCCGTCACCGAAGAGGACGCCCGGGAGATGATGGAAGAGATTCGGGCATCGGCGGTTCTGGAGGGAATACGAGGATCGGCACCGGTCAACAGAGACGCACTCGCTCGGCTCATT is a window from the Thermodesulforhabdus norvegica genome containing:
- a CDS encoding acetate--CoA ligase family protein, with protein sequence MERMDRTAQSAFDALFYPRAVAVVGASTHGGKVGNFVMRSLLASDVEKVYPVHAGGAKEILGRQAYPSIEDIPDDAVDLFLFAIPQKHILKSFEAALTKGCRGAVIYTAGFREAGEEGRRDQERLKAAADEAGVKIIGPNTLGFFRSHSLMNATFMPVLSDLFREPGSIALVSQSGGVAGFGAIRFAEDRIPLGTLVCLGNRANVEFADMLDYLAYDPHTRVVALFIEGLDDLRRFYEAALKCAAVKPVVVLGAGYTEAGRKVARSHTGSMAGAERIYEAAFRQAGLIRVHSIEELVDAAKILSLNPLPQGNRVGIITHTAGPAVLASDILARHGLVLADISGATEEALVSRGVLAPFMPPDNPVDLTTFGYLDRSLYVKVLEILARDAGVDAALAVCMSGLGDPNVETFPARQFGEVAARSGKPVVVAWGAPGYAREEFDAWMEAGVAAYPTPERAATALANLYRSSRLRGRRRSFASPLEFPEELSDFVEDLRSSGNKILLEHQAKRMLELAGIRTAHAVLVSGEDEAASAAREIGYPVVLKIASPDIVHKSDVGGVVLNITDEEALRRAYRYMMETVARKAPDARLEGVCVQPMVPTGTDLIVGGIRDVQAGPVVMFGLGGIWVEAIGDVAFRLAPVTEEDAREMMEEIRASAVLEGIRGSAPVNRDALARLIVTVSHLMECFSIQELDCNPVIFHNGTFTVADARVVL